Proteins co-encoded in one Candidatus Eisenbacteria bacterium genomic window:
- a CDS encoding aminotransferase class I/II-fold pyridoxal phosphate-dependent enzyme — translation MAPFQKSARLQALPRYLFAELERKRREAESAGREVFDLSIGDPDLPTPDFILDRLAQGARDPRHHRYPTSGGLLEARTAVADWFAERFGVAVDPAREIAILIGSKEGIGHFPLAMLDAGDEALLPDPGYPVYIAGTVFAGAKPVRFPIREAAGFVPDPRDLDKHVTPRTRLVFVNYPNNPTGATAERVFYEDLVAWAERRDLIVVSDAAYSELYYAEPPPSILSVPGARDRAIEFHSFSKTFNMTGWRIGFAVGAPALIDALVQLKANVDSGAPQAIQLAAASGLASLGVHGPALRAVYRERRDLALDELRRLGCPIRTPGGAFYLWGRVPEGVSSMEFVTRVFDKTGVLLTPGTGFGSEGEGYFRIALTSSADALRRALQKLESLAPWKAPHASASPISR, via the coding sequence ATGGCCCCCTTTCAAAAGAGCGCGCGCCTCCAGGCCTTGCCGCGCTATCTCTTCGCCGAGCTGGAACGGAAACGCCGTGAGGCCGAGTCCGCGGGGAGGGAGGTTTTCGATCTCTCGATCGGGGATCCCGACCTTCCGACGCCCGATTTCATTCTCGACAGGTTGGCCCAGGGCGCCCGGGACCCCCGCCACCACCGGTATCCCACGAGCGGCGGTCTCCTCGAAGCGCGTACGGCCGTCGCGGACTGGTTTGCGGAGCGGTTCGGCGTTGCGGTCGATCCCGCCCGGGAGATCGCGATCCTCATCGGCTCGAAGGAAGGGATCGGGCATTTTCCCCTCGCGATGCTCGATGCGGGAGATGAGGCACTCCTCCCCGACCCCGGGTATCCCGTGTACATCGCGGGAACGGTCTTCGCGGGCGCGAAGCCGGTTCGCTTTCCGATTCGCGAGGCGGCCGGGTTCGTCCCCGACCCACGCGACCTCGACAAGCACGTCACGCCGCGCACCCGCCTCGTCTTCGTGAACTACCCCAACAACCCGACGGGCGCCACCGCGGAGCGCGTCTTCTACGAGGATCTGGTCGCGTGGGCAGAGCGCCGCGACCTGATCGTCGTCAGCGACGCCGCCTACTCGGAGCTCTACTATGCCGAGCCGCCGCCGAGCATCCTCTCGGTGCCGGGCGCCCGCGACCGCGCGATCGAGTTCCACTCCTTCTCGAAGACGTTTAACATGACGGGGTGGCGGATCGGCTTCGCCGTGGGAGCCCCGGCCCTGATCGACGCCCTGGTCCAGCTCAAGGCGAACGTGGACTCGGGCGCCCCCCAGGCCATTCAGCTGGCGGCGGCGTCGGGGCTGGCATCGCTCGGCGTCCACGGCCCCGCGCTGCGCGCCGTCTACCGCGAGCGGCGCGATCTCGCGCTGGACGAGCTGCGGAGGCTCGGCTGCCCGATCCGGACGCCGGGCGGCGCTTTCTATCTCTGGGGGCGAGTTCCCGAAGGGGTGTCCTCGATGGAATTCGTCACGCGCGTGTTCGACAAGACAGGGGTCCTTCTCACACCCGGAACCGGATTCGGCTCCGAGGGAGAAGGGTACTTTCGCATCGCTCTTACCTCATCGGCGGATGCCCTCCGCCGCGCGCTCCAGAAGCTCGAATCGCTCGCGCCTTGGAAGGCGCCCCATGCCTCGGCGTCCCCAATCTCCCGCTAG